The following are encoded together in the Xanthomonas sacchari genome:
- a CDS encoding porin yields the protein MRSHVLATAILASLGLAAAPQAFAAKAKASSNPPAVSAAQLQQLQAQIEALQTQVQQLQAQSEALQAQSDAQSEVNVVQAQATETAQASAAKVDKLAKLVNDNKIGGRMFFDLTNIDRTSGGAKTAASGTGLDVKRFYLTVDHSFNEIWSANLTTDFQYSSALSNTQLFVKKAYVQGKFDDAFALRIGAADMPWVPFVEKYYGYRYVENTLTDRLKYANSSDWGLHAFGDLGSQVNYAMSVVNGAGYKNPTRGKGMDVEGRVAYMPMQNLAIAVGAYSGKLGKETDILDAQHDYTRADAMVAYADSNFRLGGEYFQAKNLNNVLTAATDKSSGWSVWGSVALTDGGINAFARYDKTDLSKTIDPTLADKYWNVGVEFPVLKNLKLATVYKYTHQDNASKKTDVETKEFGVWGDLSF from the coding sequence ATGCGTTCTCATGTTCTCGCCACGGCGATCCTCGCCAGCCTCGGCCTGGCGGCCGCGCCGCAGGCGTTCGCGGCGAAGGCCAAGGCCAGCAGCAACCCGCCCGCCGTCAGCGCTGCCCAGTTGCAGCAGCTGCAGGCCCAGATCGAAGCGCTGCAGACCCAGGTCCAGCAGCTGCAGGCGCAGTCGGAGGCCTTGCAGGCGCAGTCCGACGCGCAGTCGGAAGTGAATGTCGTGCAGGCCCAGGCGACCGAAACGGCGCAGGCCAGCGCCGCCAAGGTCGACAAGCTCGCCAAGCTGGTCAACGACAACAAGATCGGCGGCCGCATGTTCTTCGACCTGACCAACATCGACCGCACCAGCGGCGGCGCCAAGACCGCCGCCAGCGGCACCGGCCTGGACGTCAAGCGCTTCTACCTGACCGTTGACCACAGCTTCAACGAGATCTGGTCGGCCAACCTGACCACCGACTTCCAGTACAGCTCGGCGCTGTCCAACACCCAGCTGTTCGTCAAGAAGGCCTACGTGCAGGGCAAGTTCGACGACGCCTTCGCGCTGCGCATCGGTGCCGCCGACATGCCGTGGGTGCCGTTCGTCGAGAAGTACTACGGCTACCGCTACGTCGAGAACACCCTGACCGACCGCCTGAAGTACGCCAACTCCTCCGACTGGGGCCTGCACGCCTTTGGCGACCTGGGCTCGCAGGTCAACTACGCCATGTCGGTGGTCAACGGCGCCGGCTACAAGAACCCGACCCGCGGCAAGGGCATGGACGTGGAAGGCCGCGTGGCCTACATGCCGATGCAGAACCTGGCCATCGCCGTCGGCGCCTACTCGGGCAAGCTGGGCAAGGAAACCGACATCCTCGACGCGCAGCACGACTACACCCGCGCCGATGCGATGGTCGCCTACGCCGATTCCAACTTCCGTCTGGGCGGCGAGTACTTCCAGGCCAAGAACCTCAACAACGTGCTGACCGCGGCCACCGACAAGTCCAGCGGTTGGTCGGTGTGGGGCAGCGTGGCGCTGACCGACGGCGGCATCAACGCCTTCGCCCGCTACGACAAGACCGACCTGAGCAAGACCATCGACCCGACCCTGGCCGACAAGTACTGGAACGTCGGCGTCGAGTTCCCGGTGCTGAAGAACCTGAAGCTGGCGACCGTGTACAAGTACACGCACCAGGACAACGCCAGCAAGAAGACCGACGTGGAAACCAAGGAATTCGGCGTCTGGGGCGACCTGTCGTTCTGA